Proteins encoded together in one Chitinophaga sp. LS1 window:
- a CDS encoding ferritin-like domain-containing protein: MANTTGGKPTTEKDNKSLAKSTGKNEKMGNNEFHKFFVDELKDIYWAEKHLVKALPKMKKAATSTELASAFEKHTQETQTHIETLEQVFSLLGEKPATKKCDAMEGLLAEANSIIDDTDKDTMIRDAGLILAAQKVEHYEIATYGTLRAFAQNMGNTDVEDLLQQTLENEKATDVALTEIAEASINETASEE, encoded by the coding sequence ATGGCAAATACCACAGGTGGAAAACCTACAACTGAAAAAGACAATAAGTCCTTAGCAAAGTCTACCGGCAAAAATGAAAAAATGGGAAATAACGAATTCCATAAATTCTTTGTTGACGAACTAAAAGATATTTACTGGGCAGAAAAACATCTTGTAAAAGCTTTACCTAAAATGAAAAAAGCAGCTACCAGTACTGAATTGGCTAGTGCATTCGAAAAGCATACACAAGAGACACAAACTCACATCGAAACATTGGAACAGGTATTTAGCCTATTAGGAGAAAAACCAGCGACGAAAAAATGTGATGCAATGGAAGGCCTCTTAGCTGAAGCAAATTCAATAATTGATGATACCGATAAGGATACTATGATCAGAGATGCGGGTCTGATTCTCGCAGCGCAAAAAGTAGAACACTATGAGATTGCTACTTATGGAACACTAAGAGCTTTCGCTCAGAACATGGGTAATACAGATGTCGAAGATTTATTACAACAGACGTTGGAAAATGAAAAAGCGACAGACGTTGCACTGACTGAAATAGCAGAAGCAAGTATTAACGAAACTGCCAGCGAAGAATAA
- a CDS encoding flavin monoamine oxidase family protein, whose protein sequence is MANEQIDIAIVGGGVSGVYSAWKLKKQFPDQRIVVFEGSDHIGGRLLSVKPPEIPNMTAELGGMRILENTQHLIVNLIDTLNGELPPAEKITLYDFPVDEPQNLAYLRGEYLRLVDFATRPDKVPYNMSFLEKGNGPGAIIVNAIEQIVPGITNPDLKEEERREMTKEAYFDGVPLYQWGFWNLLYRVISSEGYQFSMDAGGYDSTLVNWNASDAIPWYLSDFGMTPKYKGFTNGFQQVPIALAELFEKDKGEVRLERKLRGFEYTNGQFTLNFNDGQTITAGKLILAMPRRALDLLQPESPLLQQIQPLIKSVTPRPLFKLFTTYANPWWRIAGFTDANGKFVPVQSGRSVTDLPVRQTYYWPNSDGTPAVNGRAMLLASYDDGNNIGFWDGLRPQRSEGWKAGRSHSKVVDPFIGDDDKNEKSALPAQGRLNQTWDEYQAPRRMVDEIARQLQQMHGLDYTPLVKSAAFRDWGEDPYGGGWNSWNIGVKSWEVKDQITNPIAGTPLYICGEAYSDGQGWVEGALQTAEIMLGKFLQAPVSSAKQTSHVSELQPS, encoded by the coding sequence ATGGCAAACGAACAAATCGATATCGCTATCGTAGGTGGCGGTGTTTCCGGTGTATATAGCGCCTGGAAACTGAAAAAGCAATTCCCTGATCAGAGGATCGTTGTATTCGAAGGCAGCGATCATATAGGAGGACGTTTACTATCAGTAAAACCACCTGAAATACCTAATATGACAGCAGAACTGGGTGGTATGCGTATCCTGGAAAATACCCAGCACCTGATCGTAAACCTGATTGATACCCTCAATGGAGAATTACCACCTGCGGAAAAGATCACACTCTATGATTTTCCGGTAGATGAACCTCAGAATCTGGCATACCTGCGTGGTGAATACCTGCGTTTGGTTGACTTTGCAACAAGGCCTGATAAAGTACCTTACAATATGTCATTCCTGGAAAAAGGAAATGGTCCGGGTGCAATCATAGTGAACGCCATTGAACAGATAGTACCGGGTATCACAAATCCAGATCTGAAGGAAGAAGAACGTCGTGAAATGACAAAGGAAGCGTATTTTGATGGAGTACCTTTATACCAGTGGGGTTTCTGGAATCTGCTGTACAGGGTGATCAGCAGTGAAGGTTACCAGTTCAGTATGGATGCTGGTGGTTATGATTCTACACTGGTGAACTGGAATGCAAGTGATGCTATTCCCTGGTACCTATCAGACTTTGGTATGACGCCAAAATATAAAGGCTTTACCAATGGTTTCCAACAGGTGCCTATTGCGTTGGCAGAGCTGTTTGAAAAAGATAAAGGAGAAGTACGTCTGGAACGAAAACTCCGTGGATTTGAATATACAAACGGACAGTTTACACTCAATTTTAATGATGGACAAACTATTACTGCTGGAAAACTGATACTGGCTATGCCGCGTCGTGCCCTGGATCTGCTACAGCCTGAAAGTCCACTGTTACAACAGATCCAGCCATTGATCAAAAGTGTGACACCAAGACCACTGTTTAAACTCTTCACTACTTATGCAAATCCATGGTGGAGAATAGCTGGGTTTACTGATGCGAATGGTAAATTCGTTCCGGTACAATCAGGTCGTTCTGTAACTGACCTGCCTGTAAGACAAACATACTACTGGCCAAACAGTGATGGTACACCAGCTGTGAATGGCAGAGCGATGTTGCTGGCTAGTTATGATGATGGTAATAATATTGGTTTCTGGGATGGATTAAGACCTCAACGGTCTGAGGGCTGGAAGGCTGGCCGTTCGCATTCAAAGGTGGTAGATCCATTTATCGGAGATGATGATAAAAATGAAAAGTCTGCATTACCAGCACAAGGACGGCTGAATCAGACATGGGATGAATACCAGGCACCCCGTCGTATGGTGGATGAAATAGCCCGACAGTTGCAACAGATGCATGGATTGGATTATACGCCACTGGTGAAGAGTGCTGCTTTCCGTGATTGGGGTGAAGATCCATATGGTGGTGGATGGAATAGCTGGAATATCGGAGTGAAGAGCTGGGAGGTAAAGGACCAGATCACTAATCCGATAGCAGGCACACCATTATACATTTGTGGAGAAGCGTATTCTGATGGACAGGGATGGGTGGAAGGAGCATTGCAGACAGCGGAGATCATGTTGGGAAAATTTTTGCAGGCGCCAGTATCAAGTGCTAAGCAAACGAGTCATGTAAGTGAGCTGCAACCCAGCTGA
- a CDS encoding thiamine pyrophosphate-binding protein, producing the protein MTTQQMAQAARQASEDVIDHAFDQTTRWTRDYVFDILKDLGIHYIFGVPGTNEIPIIDGTSYPENEVRYIECLHENIAIGAAMGSARMTGKPGVLVVHVTPGIAHSIGNLFNAYRSQVPLVILCCQQQNELVTQEPLLASNLVDLARQYTKWAHEVRTPDEIPLVLQRAFKEAMAPPNGPVFVSIPWDFTMVAIGDEDKVKGVTRISPHFTGDDASIKQAAGILAAAKNPVIVAGDAVGYADAWTELQELAELLGAPVVLQSFSSVANFPNNDYHWQGELPGSQAGVQGVFKDHDVAFLVGFGAQAQLAVYKYSDGPLFPPALKQVYLTNNTWDIAKNYYGESAIFGDIKATLPILNSYIKPTPPAGAAARNERMQLLSVKRAADWDKYLLEAMEQEDIWSVVIAKALKEEIEERKLVDNFVYVHEAVSDGAPFQYYLPFSNNGAKPVSYYCVAGGSLGWSMPASLGIKLENASSQGTGTKLVINAVGDGSSLFYPQTFWTAAHEQLPILYIITNNQEYHTLQLGLQQVVGSYGSAPGYGWKPKTMDPPYLRLERPKLDFVSLAKAFGGENGEIVKTPGAVKDAIRRGIEHVLTQTTSYILDMRIAGNTPTAPTTSDTITAYYSQQPVLDYFHQDTVKAKLLSVGNAHIPSNIPSIF; encoded by the coding sequence ATGACAACACAACAAATGGCTCAGGCTGCGCGCCAGGCCAGTGAAGATGTGATCGACCACGCGTTCGACCAGACCACACGCTGGACACGTGACTATGTATTCGATATCCTGAAAGATCTGGGTATCCATTACATTTTCGGTGTACCGGGCACCAATGAAATCCCAATTATTGATGGTACTTCTTACCCGGAGAATGAAGTGCGCTATATTGAGTGTCTTCATGAAAACATTGCCATTGGTGCGGCAATGGGATCCGCCCGGATGACAGGTAAACCAGGTGTATTGGTTGTTCACGTTACACCGGGTATTGCCCATAGTATAGGCAATTTGTTCAATGCTTACCGTTCTCAGGTGCCACTGGTGATCCTTTGTTGCCAGCAACAGAATGAACTGGTCACCCAGGAACCGTTACTGGCATCAAATCTGGTAGACCTTGCCAGACAGTACACTAAATGGGCGCATGAAGTGCGTACCCCTGATGAAATTCCATTAGTATTACAACGTGCATTTAAAGAAGCCATGGCGCCACCTAATGGCCCTGTATTCGTATCTATTCCATGGGATTTTACCATGGTGGCTATTGGAGATGAAGATAAGGTCAAAGGTGTGACCCGTATTTCCCCACATTTTACTGGAGATGATGCGTCTATCAAACAGGCTGCAGGTATTCTCGCGGCAGCTAAAAATCCAGTTATAGTAGCCGGCGATGCAGTAGGGTATGCTGATGCCTGGACAGAATTGCAGGAACTGGCTGAACTGCTGGGAGCACCTGTCGTATTGCAAAGTTTTAGTAGCGTGGCTAATTTCCCTAATAATGACTATCACTGGCAGGGAGAACTACCCGGTAGTCAGGCGGGCGTACAGGGTGTGTTTAAAGATCATGATGTGGCATTCCTGGTTGGATTTGGGGCACAGGCACAGCTGGCTGTATATAAATATTCCGACGGACCACTATTCCCTCCTGCACTGAAACAGGTATACCTCACAAACAATACCTGGGATATTGCGAAGAACTATTACGGAGAATCAGCGATTTTCGGTGATATTAAAGCAACGCTGCCTATCCTGAATAGTTATATTAAACCAACTCCTCCCGCAGGTGCTGCCGCCAGAAATGAACGGATGCAGTTGTTGTCTGTAAAAAGAGCGGCCGACTGGGATAAATATCTGCTGGAAGCCATGGAGCAGGAAGATATATGGTCTGTTGTAATCGCTAAAGCATTGAAAGAGGAAATTGAAGAAAGGAAACTGGTGGATAACTTCGTATATGTGCATGAAGCAGTATCCGATGGCGCTCCTTTTCAATATTATCTGCCATTCAGTAACAATGGTGCGAAACCGGTAAGCTATTACTGTGTAGCCGGAGGTTCATTAGGTTGGTCAATGCCGGCATCTCTGGGCATTAAACTGGAAAATGCCTCCTCACAAGGTACAGGTACAAAACTGGTGATCAATGCAGTGGGAGATGGTTCTTCGTTATTCTATCCGCAGACCTTCTGGACAGCTGCACATGAGCAACTACCTATTCTGTATATCATTACAAACAACCAGGAGTATCATACCCTGCAACTGGGTTTACAACAGGTAGTGGGTTCTTATGGCAGTGCACCCGGTTATGGCTGGAAACCCAAAACGATGGATCCTCCATACCTGCGTCTCGAAAGACCCAAACTTGATTTCGTATCACTGGCCAAAGCTTTTGGCGGTGAGAACGGAGAAATAGTGAAAACACCGGGAGCAGTGAAAGACGCGATCAGAAGAGGTATTGAGCATGTGCTCACGCAAACCACTTCTTATATCCTGGATATGAGAATCGCTGGCAATACGCCAACCGCTCCCACCACATCTGATACAATCACCGCATATTACAGCCAGCAACCGGTATTGGATTATTTCCACCAGGATACAGTAAAAGCAAAACTGTTGTCTGTAGGTAATGCACATATACCATCCAACATTCCTTCAATCTTCTAA
- a CDS encoding family 1 glycosylhydrolase, with protein sequence MKHNNTGPEIWAGIECTINRIGNVYHQQLEKSGHLKRLDDLDKFAALGIKTIRYPILWEQIAPGKLEDADWSWADERLNRLRQLGICPIIGFVHHGSGPIHTDLTDPEFPVKLAAYATAFAARYPWIKYYTPVNEPLTTARFSGLYGHWYPHGHDNNIFSIALINQCKAIVLSMQAIRRTIPDAKLVQTEDLCKIYSTPILAYQAAFENDRRWLSFDLLCGKVDENHPMWDELLSYNILPDTLTWFTDNICLPEIIGINHYLTSNRFLDENLSLYPDHFHGGNSYQRYADVEALRVPDIDSCQLYSLLKEVWNRYGLPIAITEVHLGGHREEQLRWLKECWETAQQLYTEGIDIKAITVWSLLGSFDWNSLVTRNDHFYESGVFDISNNTLRPTALSTMMKGLIKGHNYDIPLLNKPGFWKRADRFLLQYQSELVLSGFDDEMDDEPVAPVLIIESDTDISNAFATCCRSRAIPYQMVSMHGQDQIDYLTVREMTELYKPWAVISTIAYNTNFRKHTSDLMNLADMSVQNKSQLLVFLPDNAGCTIGLLKIMPDAMIVNRLQCSAEYSPVQVNRWMDLLIDKAFGAIDAA encoded by the coding sequence ATGAAACACAATAATACAGGTCCGGAAATATGGGCCGGAATTGAATGTACTATTAATCGTATCGGAAATGTCTATCATCAGCAACTGGAGAAAAGTGGCCATTTAAAAAGACTGGATGACCTGGATAAATTTGCAGCATTAGGTATTAAAACAATCAGGTACCCTATTTTATGGGAGCAGATAGCCCCGGGTAAACTGGAAGACGCCGACTGGAGCTGGGCAGATGAACGTCTGAACAGATTGCGTCAATTAGGAATTTGTCCCATCATCGGGTTCGTGCACCATGGCAGTGGCCCGATACACACAGATCTAACAGACCCTGAATTTCCGGTTAAACTGGCTGCATATGCAACTGCCTTTGCAGCAAGGTATCCGTGGATTAAATATTACACACCAGTGAATGAACCTTTAACTACTGCAAGATTTAGTGGTTTGTATGGTCACTGGTATCCTCATGGGCATGATAATAATATATTTTCCATCGCATTGATCAACCAATGTAAGGCCATTGTACTTTCCATGCAGGCCATCAGGAGAACAATACCAGATGCAAAATTGGTGCAAACAGAAGATCTCTGCAAAATTTATAGTACCCCCATACTTGCCTATCAGGCAGCGTTTGAAAATGACAGACGATGGTTGAGCTTTGATCTGTTATGCGGGAAAGTGGACGAAAACCATCCCATGTGGGATGAACTTTTATCCTATAATATTCTCCCGGACACCTTAACCTGGTTTACTGATAATATATGCCTGCCGGAAATAATAGGGATCAATCATTACCTTACCAGCAACAGATTTCTGGATGAAAATCTTAGTCTATATCCGGATCACTTTCATGGTGGTAACTCCTACCAGCGCTATGCAGATGTGGAAGCTTTAAGGGTACCTGATATCGACTCCTGCCAGCTCTACTCATTATTAAAAGAGGTTTGGAACAGATATGGGCTACCAATTGCGATAACAGAGGTACATCTGGGAGGCCATAGAGAAGAACAGTTACGCTGGTTAAAAGAATGCTGGGAAACTGCGCAGCAATTATATACTGAAGGTATTGATATAAAGGCAATCACTGTTTGGTCACTTTTAGGTTCATTTGACTGGAATAGCCTTGTGACCCGGAATGATCATTTTTATGAATCAGGGGTTTTTGATATAAGCAATAATACACTAAGACCTACAGCCTTAAGTACGATGATGAAAGGTCTAATTAAAGGGCATAACTATGATATACCATTATTGAATAAGCCAGGTTTCTGGAAAAGAGCAGACCGGTTTTTATTACAATATCAATCCGAATTAGTGCTTTCCGGTTTCGACGATGAAATGGATGATGAGCCGGTAGCACCTGTTTTAATAATTGAATCTGATACTGATATATCAAACGCCTTTGCTACATGTTGCAGATCGAGAGCAATTCCTTATCAGATGGTTTCAATGCATGGGCAAGATCAAATAGATTACCTGACAGTCAGGGAAATGACTGAACTATATAAGCCATGGGCAGTGATCAGTACAATTGCATACAATACGAATTTTAGAAAGCATACTTCAGATCTGATGAATCTTGCTGATATGAGTGTGCAGAATAAGAGTCAATTACTTGTCTTTTTACCCGACAATGCCGGGTGTACTATAGGTTTATTGAAGATAATGCCGGATGCAATGATAGTAAATCGTTTACAGTGTTCTGCTGAATATAGTCCTGTGCAGGTAAACAGGTGGATGGATCTGTTGATAGATAAAGCATTCGGGGCTATTGATGCAGCTTAA
- a CDS encoding glycosyltransferase, with product MNNLPNRQPKADLICFSHLRWNFVFQRPQHLMTRFTGYMRVFYVEEYVIDNVEIPFLQVNNIDENLWIVTPHLPENLIKEEKNIITGLIEQLMKTYQITRFISWYYTPMAMNYSRNLQPEKMIFDCMDELSAFKFSPPELKQREHELLNRCDMVFTGGDSLFQIKRNQHDSVFLFPSSIDFQHFSSARSSLPDPEDQRDIPFPRMGFFGVIDERFDISLLKKMANKRPHWHFIMLGPIVKIDPASLPNNANIHYLGMKTYDQLPTYISNWEVALILFALNESTRFISPTKTPEYLAAGKPVVSTPIADVVKAYGVKDLVQIATSAETFIVAIQKAMDNPNNQKWKKAVDANLAANSWDLTWKKMATLIGIDLIKGNQEAHSKNTKIYV from the coding sequence ATGAATAATTTACCAAATAGACAGCCAAAGGCTGACTTAATTTGCTTTTCACATCTGCGCTGGAATTTCGTATTCCAGCGGCCACAACATCTAATGACGAGATTTACCGGATATATGCGCGTATTTTATGTAGAAGAATATGTAATTGATAACGTAGAGATCCCTTTTCTTCAGGTGAATAACATTGATGAAAATCTCTGGATTGTCACACCACACTTACCTGAAAACTTAATTAAAGAAGAGAAAAATATCATAACGGGACTCATCGAGCAATTAATGAAAACGTACCAAATAACCAGATTTATTAGTTGGTACTATACTCCTATGGCCATGAATTATAGCCGTAACCTGCAACCTGAAAAAATGATTTTTGATTGCATGGATGAATTGTCTGCTTTTAAGTTTTCACCACCGGAGCTAAAACAACGGGAACATGAATTACTAAACCGGTGCGACATGGTTTTTACAGGCGGAGATAGTCTTTTTCAGATCAAACGTAATCAGCATGATTCTGTGTTTTTATTTCCAAGTAGCATAGACTTTCAGCACTTTTCATCAGCACGGTCTTCCCTTCCCGATCCCGAGGATCAGCGTGATATCCCATTTCCAAGAATGGGCTTCTTCGGTGTCATAGATGAAAGATTTGACATCTCACTATTGAAGAAAATGGCTAATAAAAGGCCACACTGGCATTTTATTATGCTGGGACCAATCGTTAAAATCGATCCGGCTTCATTACCCAATAATGCAAATATTCACTACCTGGGCATGAAGACATACGATCAGCTGCCAACATATATTAGCAATTGGGAAGTCGCATTAATCTTATTCGCACTCAATGAATCAACCCGGTTTATTAGTCCTACGAAAACGCCTGAGTATCTGGCAGCAGGCAAACCAGTTGTATCTACCCCAATTGCAGATGTAGTTAAAGCATATGGAGTAAAAGACCTTGTACAGATAGCTACCAGTGCAGAAACTTTTATAGTAGCCATTCAAAAAGCTATGGATAACCCAAACAATCAAAAATGGAAAAAAGCTGTTGATGCAAATCTGGCTGCTAATTCATGGGATCTTACCTGGAAAAAAATGGCCACATTGATCGGCATTGACTTAATTAAAGGTAACCAAGAGGCTCATTCTAAAAACACTAAAATATATGTATGA
- the glf gene encoding UDP-galactopyranose mutase has protein sequence MYDYVIIGAGFAGSVLAERLANDGNKKVLLIDKRNHIGGNAYDYYDDAGILIHKYGPHIFHTNSPDIFKYLSDFTKWRSYEHRVLTAVDGQLLPMPINLDTVNRLYNLNLTSEELVTYFAEKAEDVDIINTSEDVIVSQIGRDLYEKFFRGYTRKQWDADPSELSAMVTSRIPVRTNRDDRYFSDSFQVMPLHGYTRMFENMLTHPNINIMLQTDYHDIKDAIVYKQLIFTGPIDEYFDYCYGKLPYRSLKFKHQTLDQPAMQSVAVVNYPNEQEYTRITEYKHLTGQVHAQTSITYEYPCWDGDPFYPVPKSENQELYRKYAALAKEVPDVHFAGRLGTYRYYNMDQVVAQALTLYKKLITNDSLIREAIAETLP, from the coding sequence ATGTATGATTATGTGATAATCGGTGCCGGCTTTGCAGGAAGTGTACTTGCTGAAAGGCTCGCTAATGATGGTAATAAGAAAGTTTTATTGATCGATAAACGAAATCATATAGGCGGGAATGCATATGATTATTACGACGATGCAGGTATACTTATTCATAAATACGGACCTCATATTTTCCATACTAATTCCCCGGATATATTTAAATATTTATCTGATTTTACAAAATGGCGGAGTTATGAGCACAGGGTTTTAACTGCTGTAGATGGCCAATTACTACCTATGCCCATTAATCTGGATACTGTAAACCGACTATATAATCTCAACCTCACCAGTGAAGAACTTGTTACCTACTTCGCTGAAAAAGCAGAAGATGTTGATATCATTAATACCTCTGAAGATGTGATAGTGAGCCAGATTGGAAGAGATCTGTATGAGAAATTTTTCCGTGGATATACCCGCAAGCAATGGGATGCCGATCCTTCAGAATTAAGTGCCATGGTAACTTCCCGGATTCCCGTTCGCACAAACCGGGACGATAGATATTTTTCAGACTCGTTTCAGGTAATGCCATTACATGGATATACCCGTATGTTTGAAAATATGCTGACGCATCCTAATATCAATATCATGTTACAAACCGACTATCATGATATCAAGGATGCCATTGTATATAAACAGCTGATCTTTACAGGACCTATTGACGAATACTTTGATTATTGCTATGGTAAGCTACCATATCGTTCATTAAAGTTTAAACATCAGACACTGGACCAGCCAGCTATGCAAAGTGTAGCAGTCGTAAACTATCCAAATGAGCAGGAATATACACGTATCACCGAGTATAAACATCTAACCGGCCAGGTACATGCCCAAACTTCTATTACTTACGAATATCCATGCTGGGATGGAGATCCGTTCTACCCTGTTCCAAAATCAGAAAACCAGGAACTATATCGTAAGTATGCAGCTTTGGCCAAAGAAGTTCCCGATGTACATTTTGCAGGCAGATTAGGAACGTATCGTTATTACAATATGGATCAGGTAGTAGCACAGGCCCTCACGCTTTACAAAAAGCTTATCACCAATGATTCTCTGATAAGGGAGGCGATTGCAGAGACATTACCATAA
- a CDS encoding serine aminopeptidase domain-containing protein, which produces MCGQANIKLFTEKARHVPIWIFHGEVDNVIPVNPNRELYKSLKDHGAKNVKYTEYPGVYHNSWVNAFAEPNLLPWLFSFKK; this is translated from the coding sequence ATTTGCGGACAAGCCAACATCAAATTATTTACAGAAAAGGCACGCCATGTTCCCATATGGATCTTTCACGGTGAGGTAGATAATGTAATTCCTGTTAACCCTAATAGAGAACTGTATAAATCATTAAAAGATCATGGGGCTAAAAACGTGAAATACACTGAATATCCAGGCGTATACCACAATAGCTGGGTGAATGCTTTTGCAGAGCCCAATCTTCTGCCATGGTTATTCTCTTTTAAAAAATAA